A stretch of Lactuca sativa cultivar Salinas chromosome 6, Lsat_Salinas_v11, whole genome shotgun sequence DNA encodes these proteins:
- the LOC111895944 gene encoding ethylene-responsive transcription factor ERF062, with translation MENHNLFPQVSSYFHQRLEGSQTFSDSNLSNTQYNPATHGASDGSNCSILSFLTPDFGGFIEATIPSSSLFTNTSRFIQNLEVVANLQPTDWLKISQKSTNDHYWLNTRAQPMKYTKRHILNTAFESTPICSPRKLFRGVRQRQWGKWVAEIRLPRNRTRVWLGTFEKAEDAAFAYDTAAYILRGDCAFLNFPNLKKQLKANSINGDTATLLKAKLQAMSREMVDTKGNDDLAPPLPEAGLPASVVVVGGPEVKVVVPPDAGEGIQLSRMPSLDMDSIWDALLVSDL, from the coding sequence ATGGAGAATCACAATCTTTTTCCACAAGTTTCTTCTTATTTTCATCAAAGACTAGAAGGCTCACAAACATTTTCCGATTCCAACCTTTCAAACACTCAATATAACCCCGCCACTCATGGAGCAAGCGATGGCAGCAATTGTTCAATATTATCTTTCTTGACACCAGATTTTGGTGGCTTCATAGAAGCCACCATACCATCTTCAAGTTTATTCACCAACACCTCGAGGTTTATCCAAAACCTCGAGGTTGTAGCCAATCTGCAACCAACAGATTGGCTAAAGATCAGCCAGAAGTCAACTAACGATCATTATTGGTTGAATACCAGAGCTCAACCAATGAAATACACCAAAAGACATATTCTAAATACGGCATTCGAAAGTACTCCAATATGCTCACCAAGGAAGCTATTTAGAGGCGTAAGGCAAAGGCAATGGGGAAAATGGGTAGCCGAAATCCGGTTACCAAGAAACCGGACACGTGTATGGCTTGGAACATTTGAAAAAGCCGAAGATGCTGCATTTGCATATGATACAGCCGCATATATTCTAAGAGGCGATTGCGCGTTTTTAAACTTCCCAAATCTAAAAAAACAGCTAAAAGCTAACTCAATAAACGGCGACACTGCAACTTTGCTCAAAGCAAAGTTGCAAGCCATGTCAAGAGAGATGGTGGACACCAAGGGTAATGATGACTTAGCCCCGCCATTGCCGGAGGCAGGCTTACCGGCATCCGTGGTGGTTGTAGGTGGGCCGGAGGTTAAAGTGGTGGTGCCGCCAGATGCCGGAGAAGGGATTCAGCTTAGTAGAATGCCGTCTTTAGACATGGATTCAATTTGGGATGCTCTTCTTGTTTCTGATTTGTGA
- the LOC111895915 gene encoding probable calcium-binding protein CML22: MGTPQTLTSIKSLSSKVGGMLCCCNSVNRYERLDNKLERKMMEVKQSSLQGQTSFRSINSIILRFPRFKEGLKEIRGVFELYDEDSNGTIDNEELKRCLQKLQFQCTDQEIGDLFVSCDVDDSNGIQFNEFIVLLCLIHLLAGPSSSSQSTSTVGSPELKATFDTIIEAFLFLDKNGDGKLNKKDMIKAMNEDDPMEKSPTRITKTRFKEMDWNKDGKVSFREFLFSLIDWVGFDSTDEVPVTPI, encoded by the exons ATGG GTACACCTCAAACACTCACTTCCATCAAGTCGTTGTCAAGTAAAGTTGGGGGTATGCTATGTTGTTGCAATTCAGTGAATCGGTATGAGAGGTTGGACAATAAACTTGAAAGAAAAATGATGGAGGTCAAGCAAAGTAGCTTACAAGGACAAACCAGTTTTAGATCTATCAACAGCATAATCTTGAGGTTTCCTCGATTCAAAGAAGGATTAAAGGAGATTCGAGGCGTTTTTGAACTATATG ATGAAGATTCAAATGGAACCATCGACAACGAGGAGCTAAAACGATGCTTACAGAAGCTGCAATTTCAATGCACAGATCAAGAAATCGGCGATCTTTTCGTGTCATGTGACGTGGACGATAGCAACGGGATACAATTTAACGAATTCATTGTTCTTTTATGTCTGATTCACCTTCTCGCGGGTCCTTCTTCCTCATCTCAATCG ACATCGACAGTGGGGTCCCCGGAGCTCAAAGCAACATTCGATACCATAATCGAAGCTTTCTTGTTTCTTGATAAAAATGGCGACGGAAAGCTGAACAAGAAGGATATGATTAAAGCTATGAACGAAGATGACCCGATGGAGAAATCGCCTACACGTATCACCAAAACCCGATTCA AAGAAATGGACTGGAATAAAGATGGGAAAGTTAGCTTTAGGGAATTCCTCTTCTCTTTGATCGATTGGGTCGGATTCGACTCCACCGATGAAGTCCCTGTAACGCCGATTTGA